Proteins encoded in a region of the Azospirillum thiophilum genome:
- a CDS encoding c-type cytochrome, producing MTVKDKGLRQRTAEHFEPWEMHRRVPLPVIWVAVALGIWGTGTLFHGAGSETVARAEKVQAAAEAVRPTDAPSPGAALFAANCATCHQANGAGVRLAVPPLAGSEFPASGPETVARILLRGIDGPIRVAGSDYDGHMPRFAFLDDERIAMLATHVAERFGGRPDGTAAPLAAADVAVLRKAADGRQSWAGGAELAGAVAGLPDQRAAVPASSPSVDAAVSGLIFQGRGQVWACASCHGDLGQGTGSTPRLAGLPASYIARQLADFRGGHRAGENMRVVASGLSDGEIAGLSTYYAGLRVPSNAAPALGGDLARGEEIALRGDWRKDIPACFSCHGPSGFGVAPDFPALAAQHPAYVAGQLAAWAGGTRGTARLGLMDRISAALPDADRRAIADYLASLAAVPAVATVTAQGVPTNGQ from the coding sequence ATGACCGTGAAGGACAAGGGCTTGCGGCAGCGCACGGCCGAGCATTTCGAACCGTGGGAGATGCATCGGCGCGTTCCGCTTCCGGTGATCTGGGTGGCGGTCGCGCTCGGCATCTGGGGAACCGGCACGCTGTTCCACGGCGCCGGCAGCGAAACGGTCGCCCGTGCGGAAAAGGTGCAGGCCGCGGCCGAGGCGGTGCGGCCGACGGATGCGCCGTCGCCCGGAGCGGCGCTGTTCGCCGCCAACTGCGCCACCTGCCATCAGGCGAACGGGGCCGGCGTGCGCCTTGCCGTGCCGCCGCTGGCCGGGTCGGAATTCCCGGCTTCCGGGCCGGAGACGGTCGCCCGCATCCTGCTGCGCGGCATCGACGGTCCGATCCGCGTCGCCGGGTCCGACTATGACGGCCACATGCCGCGTTTCGCATTCCTGGACGACGAACGCATCGCCATGCTCGCCACCCATGTCGCCGAACGTTTCGGCGGCCGTCCGGATGGGACGGCCGCACCGCTGGCGGCGGCCGACGTGGCGGTGCTGCGCAAGGCTGCGGACGGGCGGCAAAGCTGGGCAGGGGGGGCCGAACTGGCCGGGGCCGTCGCCGGCCTGCCGGACCAGCGGGCCGCCGTGCCGGCATCCTCGCCGTCCGTCGATGCGGCGGTGTCGGGCCTGATCTTCCAAGGCCGGGGGCAGGTGTGGGCCTGCGCGAGCTGCCATGGCGATCTGGGGCAGGGGACCGGCTCCACGCCGCGGCTGGCCGGCCTGCCTGCCTCCTACATCGCCCGCCAGTTGGCCGATTTCCGCGGCGGTCATCGTGCCGGCGAGAACATGCGGGTGGTGGCCTCGGGGCTGAGCGATGGCGAGATCGCCGGTCTGAGCACCTATTACGCCGGCCTGCGGGTGCCGTCGAACGCCGCCCCGGCGCTGGGCGGCGACCTTGCGCGCGGGGAGGAGATCGCGCTGCGCGGCGACTGGCGCAAGGACATTCCAGCCTGCTTCTCCTGTCACGGCCCGTCGGGCTTCGGCGTCGCGCCCGATTTTCCGGCGCTGGCCGCCCAGCACCCGGCCTATGTCGCCGGACAGCTCGCGGCCTGGGCCGGGGGCACGCGCGGCACTGCCCGGCTCGGCCTGATGGACCGGATTTCGGCGGCACTGCCGGACGCCGACCGCCGGGCAATCGCCGACTATCTCGCCTCGCTCGCCGCCGTGCCGGCGGTTGCCACCGTCACCGCCCAGGGAGTTCCGACCAATGGCCAGTGA
- a CDS encoding cbb3-type cytochrome c oxidase subunit I: MTIGLLLALSFVVSLLALAFLIWAIATRQITLDGGAAATMFQPGEEGHPDLDGTHLYDTTGIDRISARPVAVLLGGAIVWLIVGSLFGLGASLKLHWPDWLTHYAPLTFGRMRTLHLNLVAYGWLSQAGVAAMMWILPRIFHTPLRSPRLPLIGAALWNVAVAAGAAAIASGWTDGEEWLEIPWQIDGLLALAGVFFVVPLVKTARARTVHHIYVTGWYFLAAMVWFPVLFVVANLPGIHYGTEEATTNWWFAHNVLGLWLTPLGVGTAYYLIPKIIGKPIFSYSVSLLGFWGLALFYSQVGIHHLIGGPIPTWLVTLSVVHSVMMFIPVIAVAINQHVTVARNLWALRESLPLRFIVFGAVSYTLASFQGSVEALRSVNTITHFTQYTVGHAHLGAYAFVTLVMFGAAYHILPRLTGRDFAHPGLIRAHFWLVAAGFAIYFVSLSVGGILQGLAMLDATRPFSDSVILTKPYLEARSVGGALMTLGHLLFAINVIGIALPRRADAVTPVAAE, encoded by the coding sequence TTGACGATCGGGCTCCTGCTGGCCCTCTCCTTCGTCGTCTCGCTTCTGGCGCTGGCCTTCCTCATCTGGGCCATCGCCACGCGGCAGATCACGCTGGACGGCGGTGCCGCCGCCACCATGTTCCAACCGGGGGAGGAGGGACATCCCGACCTGGATGGAACGCACCTCTACGATACGACCGGAATCGACCGGATTTCCGCCCGGCCGGTGGCCGTGCTGCTGGGCGGGGCCATCGTCTGGCTGATCGTCGGGTCGCTGTTCGGGCTGGGTGCATCGCTGAAGCTCCACTGGCCGGACTGGCTGACGCACTATGCGCCGCTGACCTTCGGGCGGATGCGGACGCTGCACCTCAATCTCGTCGCCTATGGCTGGCTGTCGCAGGCCGGCGTGGCGGCGATGATGTGGATCCTGCCGCGCATCTTCCATACCCCGCTGCGGTCGCCGCGCCTTCCGCTGATCGGGGCGGCGCTTTGGAATGTCGCGGTCGCCGCCGGAGCCGCCGCCATCGCCTCCGGCTGGACCGACGGCGAGGAATGGCTGGAGATCCCGTGGCAGATCGACGGCCTGCTGGCGCTGGCCGGCGTGTTCTTCGTCGTGCCCCTGGTGAAGACCGCGCGGGCGCGAACCGTGCATCACATCTACGTGACCGGCTGGTATTTCCTGGCGGCGATGGTGTGGTTCCCGGTTCTGTTCGTCGTCGCCAATCTTCCCGGCATCCATTACGGGACGGAGGAGGCGACGACCAACTGGTGGTTCGCGCACAATGTCCTCGGGCTCTGGCTGACGCCGCTGGGGGTCGGGACCGCCTATTACCTCATCCCGAAGATCATTGGAAAGCCGATCTTCTCCTATTCGGTTTCGCTGCTGGGCTTCTGGGGGCTGGCGCTGTTCTACAGCCAGGTCGGCATCCATCATCTGATCGGCGGGCCGATCCCCACATGGCTGGTCACGCTGTCGGTGGTGCATTCGGTGATGATGTTCATTCCCGTGATCGCCGTCGCCATCAACCAGCATGTGACGGTGGCCCGCAACCTGTGGGCGTTGAGGGAATCGCTGCCGCTGCGCTTCATCGTGTTCGGGGCGGTGTCCTACACGCTGGCCTCCTTCCAAGGGTCGGTGGAGGCGTTGCGGTCGGTCAACACCATCACGCATTTCACCCAATACACCGTCGGGCACGCCCATCTCGGCGCCTACGCCTTCGTGACGCTGGTGATGTTCGGCGCCGCCTATCACATCCTGCCGCGGCTGACCGGGCGCGACTTCGCCCATCCCGGCCTGATCCGTGCGCATTTCTGGCTGGTGGCAGCCGGCTTCGCCATCTATTTCGTCTCGCTTTCGGTGGGCGGGATCCTGCAGGGGCTGGCCATGCTCGACGCCACGCGCCCGTTCTCCGACAGCGTGATCCTGACCAAACCCTATCTGGAGGCCCGGTCGGTCGGCGGTGCGCTGATGACGCTGGGCCATCTCCTGTTCGCGATCAACGTCATCGGCATCGCGCTGCCGCGCCGCGCCGATGCCGTCACTCCGGTGGCCGCCGAATGA
- a CDS encoding c-type cytochrome has protein sequence MASEPQNAGPQHAGPASPNRGRVAKQVIYALGGGLALAAFGALLLEAGLVPGWISGRGTEAAARPVTFFRPPPADRLPEGPFGEAVARGREIFTNTPTNAGQFVGNGLSCSNCHLDAGRHPYSAPMWAAWTSYPMYRSKNKQINTMEDRVMGCFTYSMNAQHSVSGGPPPHGHDIYRDLEAYFFWLATGAPTNGKMQGGGFGKVEKADGGYDPGRGAAVFAENCAVCHGADGQGRTDINGRIVFPPLWGPDSYNWGAGMARIDTAAAFIKHNMPLSQPGRLSDREAWDVAAFIDSQERPKDPRQKAGMTVEEAARRWHGGASFYGKTVDGTLRGIGTPPPAHPAGAPALPAAAPATAPNGG, from the coding sequence ATGGCCAGTGAGCCGCAAAACGCCGGCCCGCAGCATGCCGGCCCCGCATCGCCCAATCGCGGGCGCGTCGCGAAACAGGTGATCTACGCGCTGGGCGGGGGGCTGGCGCTGGCGGCGTTCGGCGCCCTGCTGCTGGAGGCCGGGCTGGTGCCGGGCTGGATCAGCGGGCGCGGGACCGAAGCCGCAGCCCGGCCGGTGACATTCTTCCGGCCGCCGCCGGCCGACCGGCTGCCCGAGGGGCCCTTCGGCGAAGCGGTCGCCCGTGGCCGGGAGATATTCACCAATACCCCGACCAATGCCGGGCAATTCGTCGGCAACGGCCTGTCCTGCTCGAACTGCCACCTCGACGCCGGCCGGCACCCCTATTCCGCGCCGATGTGGGCGGCCTGGACGAGCTATCCCATGTACCGCTCGAAGAACAAGCAGATCAACACCATGGAAGACCGGGTGATGGGCTGCTTCACGTATTCGATGAATGCGCAGCATTCGGTGTCCGGCGGGCCTCCGCCCCACGGTCACGACATCTATCGCGATCTGGAGGCCTATTTCTTCTGGCTGGCGACCGGGGCGCCGACCAACGGCAAGATGCAGGGAGGCGGCTTCGGCAAGGTGGAGAAGGCCGACGGCGGCTACGACCCCGGGCGCGGCGCCGCGGTCTTCGCCGAGAACTGCGCCGTCTGCCATGGAGCCGACGGCCAGGGGCGCACGGACATCAACGGGCGCATCGTCTTCCCGCCGCTGTGGGGACCGGACAGCTACAATTGGGGGGCGGGCATGGCGCGGATCGACACCGCCGCCGCCTTCATCAAGCACAACATGCCGCTGTCGCAGCCGGGCCGGCTGTCCGATCGGGAGGCCTGGGACGTCGCCGCCTTCATCGACAGCCAGGAGCGGCCCAAGGATCCGCGCCAGAAGGCCGGCATGACGGTGGAGGAGGCGGCCAGGCGCTGGCATGGCGGGGCGAGCTTCTACGGCAAGACGGTGGACGGGACGCTGCGCGGGATCGGCACGCCGCCGCCGGCCCATCCGGCCGGTGCCCCCGCCCTTCCCGCCGCCGCCCCCGCCACGGCACCGAACGGAGGCTGA
- a CDS encoding cbb3-type cytochrome c oxidase subunit II: protein MNRYLPLSILALGILAFATLMLVIAPGMQMAAHPAPAGLKPYTAQELRGRDQYVGLGCVYCHSQQPRSPDQGPDGQRGWGRPSVAGDYAYDRPHLLGTMRTGPDLLNVGVRLPSQSWHLTHLFQPRAIFGWSIMPSYPFVFEVKDRAENGDTVVRLPPGYAPPSGVVVAKPEAVDLVAYLLSLDRSYPVPPDALRDEGYAKAEGGR from the coding sequence ATGAACCGCTATCTTCCGCTTTCGATCCTGGCGCTCGGCATCCTCGCCTTCGCCACGCTGATGCTGGTGATCGCGCCGGGCATGCAGATGGCCGCGCATCCGGCCCCCGCCGGGCTGAAGCCCTACACCGCCCAGGAGTTGCGCGGGCGCGACCAGTATGTCGGTCTCGGCTGCGTCTATTGCCACAGCCAACAGCCGCGCTCCCCCGACCAGGGGCCGGACGGCCAGCGGGGATGGGGGCGGCCGTCCGTCGCCGGCGACTACGCCTATGATCGGCCGCACCTGCTCGGCACCATGCGCACCGGCCCCGACCTGCTGAATGTGGGCGTGCGCCTGCCGTCGCAGTCCTGGCACCTGACCCACCTTTTCCAGCCGCGCGCCATCTTCGGCTGGTCGATCATGCCGTCCTACCCCTTCGTGTTCGAGGTGAAGGACCGGGCGGAGAACGGCGACACGGTGGTGCGCCTTCCCCCCGGCTACGCCCCGCCTTCGGGCGTGGTGGTGGCGAAGCCCGAGGCCGTCGACCTGGTGGCCTATCTGCTGTCGCTCGACCGCAGCTATCCGGTTCCGCCGGACGCGCTGCGCGACGAAGGCTATGCCAAGGCGGAGGGCGGCCGATGA